The Pseudomonadota bacterium region TTGTCGCCTCTTAAACTTAAAAGGTTATCACATGCTTTTGTAAGTTATTTGCTGCTTTATCCGAATACCATTCGAAATGATAACTCACAAGTTACCTCTTTTCAGGGGGCATCGGGGAGCAGGCTCATGAATAAATAGTTCATGGCTCATAGCGTAGAGCAAAAAAGGCAAGCTACCGCCGTAGAGGTATACGTAAAACTCCATGCATGCACAGCTAATTTTGTTTGAAGAACAAATGCCGATGCTACCAATGCTCATTTTTTATGCAATGGGTATTCTATATCATAAAGGGTATTCAGGTTCAATGTTAAATTTGGATCTGGATATTCGATGCTTTGCCTCGCAAAAGAGAGAATTCTCTATTGTACTGCGCTCATCATAGACGTCATAAGCATTAAGGAGGATCAAGGGGGGCAATGTGTATGGATGCGAAAGAAAAAACAGTTTTGGATGCAATGAAAAAGGAAGGAAAACCTATGAGGCCTGGAGATATCGCCAAGAAAGCTGAAATGGACAAAACTGAGGCCTCCAAGATCA contains the following coding sequences:
- a CDS encoding transcriptional regulator, with amino-acid sequence MDAKEKTVLDAMKKEGKPMRPGDIAKKAEMDKTEASKIIDNLKKE